From the Brassica napus cultivar Da-Ae chromosome A8, Da-Ae, whole genome shotgun sequence genome, one window contains:
- the LOC106367907 gene encoding symplekin, with protein sequence MNASDVADQAVRQVDKFIRNNERFARENWSGKSNQAISHPNSWDLSKKRKMSQGEDDTINGEAAPKRLRHNTNMHLTPQVKISDSPHGPVSINGISPANHPSDSEPTPVEQMVSMIGALLAEGDRGAASLDILISQLHPDMLADIVITSMKHLPSSPPKLTTTLATPADIVDSVCSPTLLPQLPFDPTLPAGLSFADVPSLNSAVADPRRDPRRDPRRIDPRRSNSSVAPTSLPVSEGKEPIPVQMDISSLPSNPLSVPAVTAGASSSVHPTTIEHSQNKVVGSSVIKIIDQPDCREDLLTAPSECVYPSKGIPVSPCRDDEGFRETKCRDDLASIPDFDQHSPLESGPDFDLQPPAASDATAEEESYRELASVPSYVELTTEQSKTVGKLALERIIESNRHVCGFDCNKIRMPLIARLIAKIGAGNDVVAILREHISVDHREFKGHELVLHVLYHLHSMANLDTDETSSYSAVYENFLITVARLFLDALPASDKSFSRLFGEAPHLPDSAIKLLDELCSTRHDPTGREISDSERVTQGLGAVWSLILVRPNERKAFLAIALNCSVHSEEDIRAKAIRLVTNKLYHLTYTSEHVEKFATDMLLTAVNSEADLSQTGFIAEGIKTEAKSQITSTSDSPSSRTSDTHSQQDLQTSRDASVLSFAEAQRLISLFFALCKKKPSLLRLVFEVYGKAPKTVIQAFHRHIPILIRELGSSYKELLHIISDPPKGSENLLTLVLQILTQELAPSSDLITTVKHLYETKLKVLPIFPPLLNLPPEKFQLALAHILQGSAHTGPALTPAEVLIAIHDVVPEKNGPPLKKITDACSACFEQRTVFTQQVLAKALGQMVNRTPLPLLFMRTVIQAIDAFPTLVDVVMEILSKLVSRQIWRLPKLWPGFLKCVSQTQPHSFPVLLELPMPQLESIMKKFPDLRPSLTAYANQPAIRASLPNSALSVLGLENGQDSRSQMHPSDAASSIHGAALT encoded by the exons ATGAATGCTTCAGATGTTGCTGATCAAGCTGTCCGTCAAGTTGATAAATTTATCAGAAATAATGAGCGCTTTGCACGTGAAAATTGGTCAGGCAAG AGTAACCAGGCGATTAGTCACCCAAATTCTTGGGATTTGTCAAAGAAACGAAAAATGTCCCAGGGTGAAGATGATACAATCAATGGAGAGGCTGCTCCGAAGCGCTTACGCCATAATACTAACATGCATTTGACTCCGCAAGTTAAAATAAGTGATTCTCCACATGGACCGGTCTCTATCAATGGCATATCCCCTGCAAACCATCCTTCGGACAGTGAGCCGACTCCAGTGGAACAAATGGTTTCTATGATTGGTGCTTTGCTTGCTGAAGGAGACAGAGGAGCTGCATCACTTGATATTCTCATTTCTCAGCTCCATCCAGATATGCTTGCTGATATTGTAATAACAAGCATGAAACACTTGCCTAGTAGCCCTCCTAAATTAACAACTACACTGGCTACTCCGGCAGATATTGTGGATTCCGTGTGTTCCCCGACTCTTCTGCCACAACTTCCTTTTGATCCAACCCTTCCGGCGGGGTTATCATTTGCCGATGTGCCTAGTTTGAATAGCGCAGTTGCCGACCCTAGACGCGACCCAAGAAGG GATCCCCGTCGCATAGATCCAAGACGTTCAAATTCATCTGTGGCACCAACATCACTGCCTGTAAGTGAAGGTAAAGAACCAATCCCAGTTCAGATGGACATCTCGAGCTTACCGAGCAATCCACTTTCGGTTCCTGCTGTCACGGCAGGGGCTAGTAGTTCAGTGCATCCAACAACAATAGAGCATAGCCAAAACAAGGTGGTGGGAAGTTCAGTTATCAAAATAATTGATCAGCCTGATTGCAGAGAGGATTTGTTGACTGCTCCCAGCGAGTGCGTTTATCCCTCAAAGGGCATTCCAGTATCTCCTTGCAGGGATGATGAAggcttcagagaaacaaagtgCAGGGATGATCTGGCGTCTATCCCAGATTTTGATCAACATTCGCCTTTGGAATCAGGCCCAGATTTTGATCTACAACCCCCTGCTGCGTCAGACGCCACTGCAGAAGAGGAAAGCTACCGAGAGTTGGCATCTGTTCCATCATATGTTGAACTTACCACAGAGCAAAGCAAAACCGTTGGAAAGTTGGCTTTAGAAAGGATAATTGAATCAAATAGACATGTCTGCGGGTTTGATTGTAACAAGATACGCATGCCATTGATTGCCCGATTGATTGCTAAA ATCGGTGCTGGCAATGATGTTGTAGCCATACTAAGAGAGCATATCAGTGTGGATCATCGGGAATTCAAG GGGCATGAACTTGTTTTACATGTTTTGTACCATCTGCATTCAATGGCGAATCTGGACACAGATGAAACCTCTTCCTATTCTGCTGTGTATGAAAATTTTCTCATAACAGTG GCAAGATTATTTCTGGATGCTCTTCCTGCTTCCGACAAGTCTTTCAGCAGACTTTTTGGGGAAGCTCCACATCTACCTGATTCTGCCATAAAGCTACTGGATGAACTCTGCTCCACTCGTCATGATCCAACTGGAAGAGAAATCAGTGATAGTGAGCGTGTTACCCAAGGGCTTGGTGCTGTTTGGAGCTTAATTCTAGTGCGTCCAAATGAGCGAAAAGCATTCTTAGCCATAGCATTGAAT TGTTCTGTTCATTCCGAAGAAGACATTCGTGCAAAAGCCATCCGACTT GTCACGAACAAACTATATCACCTTACATACACATCAGAGCATGTTGAGAAGTTTGCAACAGATATGCTGCTGACTGCTGTGAACTCTGAGGCAGATCTCTCACAGACTGGTTTTATTGCAGAAGGAATTAAAACAGAG GCTAAAAGTCAGATAACTTCGACAAGCGACTCTCCATCTTCTAGAACCTCCGATACTCACTCTCAGCAGGATCTACAAACTTCTCGTGATGCTTCTGTTTTATCATTTGCTGAAGCTCAGAGACTTATTTCTCTATTCTTTGCTCTATGTAAAAAG AAACCTAGTCTCCTACGACTTGTCTTTGAAGTTTACGGGAAAGCTCCAAAAACAGTTATCCAG GCTTTTCATCGTCATATTCCCATCTTGATACGAGAATTAGGTTCATCTTATAAGGAACTGCTCCATATAATATCTGATCCTCCTAAGGGAAGTGAAAATTTATTGACATTG GTATTGCAAATATTGACACAAGAATTGGCACCTTCGTCGGATTTGATTACTACTGTAAAGCATCTATATGAAACGAAGCTAAAG GTTCTGCCTATCTTTCCCCCGCTTCTTAATCTTCCACCTGAGAAGTTCCAACTTGCACTAGCTCATATATTACAG GGTTCTGCTCACACCGGCCCTGCCCTCACACCTGCCGAGGTACTGATTGCTATCCACGATGTTGTTCCTGAGAAGAATGGGCCACCACTGAAAAAG ATAACAGATGCATGTTCAGCTTGCTTTGAACAACGCACTGTTTTCACGCAGCAAGTCTTAGCAAAGGCGCTGGGTCAGATG GTTAATCGAACACCTCTGCCTTTGCTCTTCATGAGAACAGTAATTCAGGCAATCGATGCTTTTCCAACACTG GTTGACGTTGTCATGGAAATCCTTTCCAAGTTGGTGAGTAGGCAG ATCTGGAGACTGCCAAAATTGTGGCCTGGTTTCTTGAAATGTGTGTCTCAGACACAACCACATTCTTTCCCTGTCTTGTTGGAG TTACCAATGCCTCAACTCGAAAGTATCATGAAGAAGTTTCCTGATCTAAGACCTTCTCTTACTGCTTATGCGAATCAGCCAGCCATCAGAGCTTCTCTACCAAA TTCAGCTCTTTCAGTTCTTGGGCTTGAAAATGGGCAAGATTCACGTTCACAAATGCACCCTTCAGATGCAGCTTCTTCTATTCACGGGGCAGCCTTAACGTGA
- the LOC125574790 gene encoding uncharacterized protein LOC125574790 has translation MAAATARTQALSLLAAANNHGDLAVKLSSLRQVKEILLSLDPSLSAEIFPYLTELHSSREILVRKSLLEIIEEVGLRMMDHSYALVTVLLVLARDEDPIVAKKAVSVGTAFYCSILEEMAMQFHHRGKVDRWVGELWTWMVKFKDVVFSTALEPGSVGVKVLALKFMETFILLFTPDASDPENFSNEGSRQMFNISWLAGGHPILNSVTLMSEANRTFGILQDLVQSAGRLPGALTVAVVSWYVSV, from the exons ATGGCTGCCGCGACAGCCAGGACGCAGGcgctctctctcctcgccgctGCCAACAACCACGGCGATTTGGCAGTGAAGCTCTCGTCTCTCAGACAGGTGAAGGAGATATTGCTATCGCTCGACCCCTCTCTCTCCGCCGAGATTTTCCCCTATCTCACAGAACTCCACTCGTCTCGTGAAATCCTGGTTCGCAAATCCCTTCTCGA GATCATTGAGGAGGTTGGTTTGAGGATGATGGATCATTCTTATGCTCTAGTGACTGTCTTACTAGTCTTAGCAAGGGATGAGGATCCGATTGTTGCAAAGAAAGCTGTTTCTGTTGGCACAGCTTTCTATTGCAGCATCTTGGAGGAGATGGCAATGCAG TTTCATCACCGTGGTAAAGTTGATCGCTGGGTTGGGGAACTATGGACATGGATGGTTAAGTTCAAAGATGTTGTCTTTTCTACTGCATTGGAG CCTGGTAGCGTAGGGGTGAAAGTTTTGGCGCTAAAGTTTATGGAGACATTTATTTTGCTATTTACTCCTGATGCATCTGATCCTGAGAATTTTTCCAACGAAG GGAGTAGGCAGATGTTTAACATATCCTGGCTTGCTGGCGGTCACCCCATTCTAAATTCAGTAACGCTTATGTCTGAAGCAAATAGAACGTTTGGTATCTTACAAGATCTCGTACAGTCGGCTGGTCGTTTACCGGGTGCACTGACGGTAGCTGTTGTTAGTTGGTATGTTTCTGTCTGA